The uncultured Desulfatiglans sp. DNA window GGAGATGGTATCGCGGATAACCGAGAGGTCTTCCTCTCTGATTTGACGGCCACGAATTTGATACAGGGTCTCTGCCAAGGTGCTGTTTCCTCCTGGCAAAGCACCCTAGCAAAATTTAGGCTCGGACGCCAGGGAAAAATGCACCCCCTGTGATCAAATACCGGGAAAGTCCTCTTTTCGCTTTTCTTTCGGAGTTTTGCTCCGGCAAAGCATCGCGGCGAAGATCCGCCAACCCTTTACCGGGAGGCGGTAAAACCCGCCCGGCGCGCTTCGTGCCCCGGGGGCGCTCCGCTCGCTGTCTTCAGAGGGGGCACTCGCTCCGCTCGTCGCCCTTGAGGCAGGGACCAACATAGATCAGACCGAGGTACTGCTCCTTCTGTCGACGGGCGGTTTCAGCGAGCTTTTCGAGGGTGGTCGGTACGACCTGCTCCTCCTCTGCGTAACCGGCCTTGTACACCAGCCTGGCCGGGGTCCCTGCCTGGTAACCTCGCAGAAGGACCGGGGTCAGATCATCGAGGGACGAAAGCCCCATAAAGATGCAGATGGTGACTCCCGCCGCACCCGCCGATTCGACGACGGAGGGGTTCTGCAGCAGCATCCAGGGGGCGGCGACAAGGATGCCGCCGTTGCAGGCGACATCCGTCCGGATCAAGGCGTTGGACGTATTGAAGGAACTCAGGCCGGGAATGATCTTCAGCTCGCCCGGATCGACATAGTCGCGCACCCAGCTCCATCCGCTCCAAATCGTCGGGTCGCCGTATTCCACGATGCCGACATTCCTGCCGACGTCCAGCGCCTGCCGGATCAACTCGGCCGCGCCCCTCTGCTTTTCAACCAGCAGCGCCTTCTGATCGGCTTTCGAAAGCTCCGGATGCGCCTTTCTGACGACAGGAGGCACATAGCTGTAGATATCGAAAAGCACGGGCTTATCCCCCATATACCCGGCGTATTCTTTGTGGAGGTCCGGCGGGCAGACATAGACATCCGCTTCGGCGAAGGCCGCGACCGCCTGATGCGTCAAGAGGTGCGAGTCGCCGCTCCCCGTGCCGATCACGAAGAGGCGCCCCCCGTCCGGGAGGCCGACCCGTTCGATCCTTGCGACGGCCTTGACCCACCGCTCCCCTAGACGATCATCCGGAGCGACCAGGAAAAACCGGCCGCCCTCTTCGATCGGCCTCCCGTCGCGCCTGTCGGCAAGCAGTATGCGCCCGCCCATGCGCCCGAGGAAGATCTCGCCGGCCGAAAACAGCGCCTGATAGCCGTCCGGAGCCGACACCACGAATCCGCTCCGAAGGTCGGGCTCCATCCCAGAAGCGGAAAGGAGGTCCTTCATCGAAACCCCTTCCATAGCCACGGTGCCCTGAAAAACCCCGTCACTCCCCACTTGATCCACGCTCAGGGTCCGCCGGGGATATGGACTCAGATCTTCGAACCGCCGGCCGGACCCTTTCCCGGCGATCAACTCGAAGGATTCGCTGTGAAGCGGATCCACCTTTGCACGCGGAGGATCGGGGCACACATCGACGACCCGGATCAGGCAAACACCTTCAACGAAGCGATCCGACCTCCGGTCGCTTGAAACCACCAGTTTGGGGAAGGCCGGACCCCCTGCAAGCGGCTCGGGCCCTCGGCTGGAAAGCGCGGGGTCCGTGCAGGGGCCTGGCTCTTTCAGCGGCATGACGGGCTCGGCAGCGTAGGCGATCAGGAAATCGCCGGGGCTCCCGTAGAGGATCTCGCCCCAGGACAGAAGCACCGCTTCGCCGCTGGAATTGCGCACCATGACGGCGAGGTCCCCCTGTCCACCGAAAACGCTTTCCTCTTTGGCGATATGGGCGGCCTCGAGCAGGAAACGCAACGGGACACCGCGGTAGCGCAAAACGCCGTCAGACGCCCCGCCGGAAGAAATCTCCATGATTTGGGCCTCGGCGGGCTGCATCCGTCCGAGATCCTGCAGCGTCAGAGTCAAGGGTTGACGCACCAGCCCCGCGATGCAGAGCGGATTCGCTTCGCGGATCCCGGCATCAGCGGGCCATGCCGCCAGGAGACTGAACAAAAAGGCGAACATCACGCAGGGACGGATTCGTTTCATTGCGCTCTTCTCCATTTTTCGGCCGCTGATCACCCTCAGCCGATCTCGTTTCTCGCACACACGCCACACCTTCATCTCCATCCGAAAGGACGGCGATTTCCCCTGGGGGCTGCACAATCCATGGCCGCCTCCTTGACGCGTGATCAAACCGGCAGCGGCCGCCTTCAAAAGGGCTGTTGTGTCGCAAATGATATATTCCATAATGTACTATGGAGTCAAACGGTTTCTATCCCCGGTTCCGCTTCCCCTGATCAAACATGCGGCATCCTTTTTCAGCTTCTACCATCATCGAGGGATCGAGGCGCCTCGCCGTTCCAGCCCTTCATAGCGCGCTGGCTCGCAGGACGGCCGCGGGTCATCGATGTCCGGGTCTGGCGCCCGATCCGTTTACTTGTTTGTCAGAGCGGCCAGGATGCGAAGGGCCTGCAGGCTGCGGTCCTTCAGTTTGAGGCGGCCGGTGGTGGACTCCCAGCGGTAGACGGTGGCGGTTGTCACCCCGAGCCGCTCAGCGAACTCGGCGGGGGTCATCTTCAGGGCCCGGCGCAGGCGGGCGACCGACTGACCGGACGGGCGGAGCCGCGGAAGAACGGGGGCCGGAGGGTTGCGCAGAGGCGCTTTCGTGGGAGACGGCACCCGCACCTGCCTGGACTTCGCGGTGGGGACGGGACGTTGAACGGCAGGGGGGGCTGAGGGGGGCTTCAGCGGAGTCTTTGTGGAGGGCGTGGTCCGGGGAGATCGACCGGCGGGTTTTGGGCGCCGCGCCTTCCTGCCCGTAGCAGCGGGACGAGCCGGGGCGCCGCCCTTCCTGGTACCCCGGCTTTCAGAGGCCGGGGATCGAAGCTCCGGCAGGGAAGCATCCAGCTCGATACCGAAAATGTCTCCCAGATCCTCCTCGGCAATGAATTCATCTTCCCCTTCAGCTGCGGCAGGCGTCAGCGCGACTCCGGCGCCGATCAAACCCTCGGGATCGACTCCGCGGAGCAGAAAAAGGAGTTCGGGCCGTTCGTCGAGCCGGTTCCCGACACCGTAGAGGACTGCGGCCACATGTTTGCACATGACCGCCCAATCCGGACAGCTGCAGTGGAACGCGATCTCCCTGGGACCGGGAAAAAGGCCCTTTTCTCTATCCGTCACGATCCGCATGACCTCATTCGAGAGTTTTCCCTGCAGCAGTTCGAGCATGGATCCGATCTGCCCCGCACATCGGGTCTTGATCTCCTTCCAGGCCCGGGCCGGCAATTCCCGGATCGAGATCGAAACGGAGTAGAGGGAGCTTCCGCTCACCAAGGCATCGATGCGCCCGGGGAGGATCTCGAGATGGCATACAGAGCCGTTCCGGACATAGCTCCGTCCCCGTGGCAGGCGGTTGCTGTAGTCGGAAAACGATTCCAGGTGCTCACACCAGCCGTTGCCCCAGAAACTGCGTGTAATGGTGCGCCCCTCGATCTCGACGGGATCGATCCGCGTCCCTTTCTTCATCAGCTTCTGCGCCTGCCGGGCCGCCCTGGCCCGCTTTTCGGCGACCGGTACGTAGGGCGGCCAGTAGCTGTTATGCCTTCTTCCTCGTCTCGCCATCGGGAATCCCGTCCTCCTGACCATTATATTGAACGCTCCGCGCGTCCATGCAGCTGTAAATGCAAGCTTGGTGTCCGTCCGGAAATCGTCTTTTTTGCAGATCTCGACGTCAATCTGCGCGTTTGCCTGTGCGACGACCTATAGGTCGCCTCCACACGAACGACCTCCCTTTCAATCCTCAGGCAGCCGCCCGGCTGATATCCAACCGGACCAGTTCGATCAGGGCATCGTCGGAGAGCTCGGTCAGGTTCACCTCACCCTCCGAGGAAAGGACCTCTTCGGCCAGCTGCCGCTTTTCAGCGATCAAGGCGTCGATGCGCTCCTCCACCGTGCCGCGCGTGATGAACTTGTGCACGAGGACATTGCACGATTGACCGATGCGGAAGGCCCGATCGGTGGCCTGATTCTCCACCGCCGGATTCCACCAGCGGTCGAAGTGCACCACATGGGAGGCGGCCGTCAAGTTGAGCCCCGTCCCGCCCGCCTTGAGCGACAGGATGAAAAACGGGGGACCGTCTTCGTCCTGGAACTGCGCCACCAGGCCTTTGCGATGCTTGATGGGCGTTCCGCCGTGCAGGACCAGCCCTGGCCGCCCGAAAACCGCCGCAAGCACATCCGCCAACGCCGGGATGATTTCCCGGAACTGCGTAAAAATCAAGGCCTTTTCCTGCCGCTCGGCGACCTCCCCGGCGATCTCGGAAAGTCGTACGAACTTCCCGCTACGCTCCGCCCGATAATCGCCGTCGGCGGTGACCTGGCTCGGATGGTTGCAGATCTGCTTCAAACGAAGGAGCGTTTGAAGGACCAGCCCACGGCGGGCTATCCCCTCCACCAGGTTCAACGCCCCCCTCAGGTCCTGGACCGTCTTCTCATAGAGGGCGACCTGGTGCCGGGTCAAGGTGCAATAGCATGACATTTCGGTCTTTTCTGGGAGATCGGCGATCACGCGCCGGTCGGTCTTGAGGCGGCGCAGGATGTATGGCCCTACCAGCCGGCGGAGCGGCTCGAACGGGTTCTCGGGGCGCGCCTCCAGACCCTTGACAAAGCTCCGGAAGACCCCCGCGGACCCCAGGAGGCCCGGATTCAGAAAATCGAAGAGCGACCAGAGGTCCGCCAACCGGTTCTCGATCGGCGTCCCGGTCAGGGCGATGCGCGCATCGGCCGAAAGCCTGCGGACCGCCCGGCTCTGAAGCGTTGCGGGGTTTTTGACCATCTGGGCCTCGTCCAGGATCACCAGATGCCAATGCCGATCGGCCAGCCACGGCTGCCGGTGCACCATGGCGTAGGTCGTCACCACCAGGTCGGCGTCGGCGAGGCATGCCGGCTCGCGGGCGATCCGGTCGAGCGTGCGGCGGTCGGTCTCGGCCGGGTGCACAAAAACGAGCCGGAGATCAGGCGTAAAACGCGCCGCCTCCTGCCGCCAGTTCCCGAGGAGCGAAGAGGGCACCACGAGCAGCGCAGGACGCCGCCCCGCACCGGCAGGCTCCTGTGCCGTACAGATCAGCAAGGCCAGGACCTGGATCGTTTTTCCGAGCCCCATATCGTCCGCCAGGCAGGCCCCCAATCCGAGTCCGCTCAGAAACCGCAGCCAGCTCAGCCCCTCCCGCTGGTAAGGCCGCAGATCGGCTTTCAACGCCCCGCCCGTATCCACAGGAGCCAACCGGCCTGGATCCCGAAGGCCCGCCAGGATGTCCTGCAGGGCGTCGCCGGCGACGACCTCCGACCACGGCCGATGCCGCTCCGCCTCCTCCTCGTGCTTCAGATCCGCCGAGGCCCCCGCGAGGAGGCGCATTCCTTCGATGAAAGAGACCCCATCCTCTCCGGCGGATCTCCGGACCTTTTCCCAATGGGCCATGGCTTCCCGGAGCCTCTCCCGGTCCACTTCCACCCATTGGCCCTTGATGAAGACCAATCCGTCGGCACCCTCGAGAACCGCCTTCAGCTCCTCGGGCGACAGCGTTCGGTCCCCGAGTGCGACCTCGAGGTCAAAATCGAGCAGCGCCCGCATCCCGAGCGTCGTTCGGGTTTCGCCGATCTTCACGCTCACGCGGGGGCGGGCACGCTTCTTCCACCAGTTGGGCAGCCGGACCGAAAGCCCGGCATCCTCCAGCAGCGGCACGCTTTGGAGCATGGTGTAGGCCTGCTCCGCGGACCAGGCCATCGGCTGATAGATCCGCCGGGACGCCGTCAGTTCCTGCACCCAGGCACAGGTTTCCGCCGCCCGGTGCACCGGGGCCAGCAGCTTGATGAGGGCCGGCCGGTTTCCGGCCCCGGCATACTGTTCGAGGGCCTTTCCAAGCGCCAGGTGTTTCAGTTGTCCGGCGGCCCCGAAACCCGTGGAAAAGCTCGCCATGAAAGCGAAAGGGCGCCGCTCGTCCTGTCTGTTTTCGGCCAGATGGAAGCAGACCCTTCCGACCTGCCGCCACTGGGGCGCACGGGTGTTCAAGAAGACGTCGAGCCCCTGCCCGCCTTCGATCTCACTGCGAACCCAGCCATCCAGTTCGAGCCATACGCCCCGGAGGACATCGGCCGTGAGATACTCCCCGCCGCGCATGGGAGGGGCGGCCAGGACCTGCGCCTCGCACACCTCGTCCGAGGGCAGATCGACTGCGCAGGTCGCCATCTCCGCAGGGACGTGACACAGGGCAGTCAGATACCGCGCAGCCCAATCCTGCCAGAACCGCAAGGTCGGCCGGCCGTCGCAGGAGATCTTTTCCGCCGCCAGCAGGAAAAGCCCCGAACGCCAGTCCGTCTCGAAGGAGCGTTGCAGCGCCTCCCAAGTCCGGGACGGCGGCGGGGCCTCCTGCGGCTCCAACCGCAAAAAGCCCCGTCTGGTCAACCGGATCTGCAGTGTGTCCTGATCATTCTTCATGGCGGTAAACGCTGGCAAAACAGTGGACAATCGAGGGTTTTTAAGCTAAAAATCGGCAGGACGCCGCACGATGGCACGGCCGGCCGATCAGCAGGCATCCCTGAGGGTGAACAAGACAGGAAAGACCCCGCCTATAGCCCCTCCGGCAAAAAGGGTCTTTGTAGAAATTACATGATTTTTCGATCGAGTCCATCTTATTTTCTTCCTCCAATGATTCTCCTCGCACGCGTTTCCTGAGCACCGGCGAGCTGACGTTTTGGGCATGAACGTTCCCTCTTCGAAAAGGGATCGGAACAGAGACCCTGCCCTTTTGCCATCGCCCCTGACAGGGCGACGCCCCTTGGAGGGCTGGAAGGAGTGATCCGTGAAGCCGAAGCCGATGCGCCAGGTGGCGCTGCGTATGACCGTCGACCCCGATCTGATTCACCTGGCGGCCGCCTTTGCGGAGCAATCCGCCGCCGCCTTCAAGCTGGACAAAAAAAGCGTTCTCGCCCTGACCCTCGCCACAGAAGAACTCGTGGAACACCTTTCGAGGACGGCGGCGAGGGGCGGCGGAATCGAGATCCTCTGCAAGGAAAGGGTTTACTGCGTCGAGGAGACCTTCCTGCTGCCGGGTCGCAACCTCGACCTGCGGGCCTTCAACCTCACGGCGCGGGTCTCGCCTGAAGACGAATCCAGCCTCGAAGAGACCGGTCTCATCATCGCCTCGCGCATGGTCGACGGGTTCCGGTTGAAAAGCGTGCCGGACGGCCTGATGCTGACGCTCATCAAGGAAAAGGCCTATCCGGAGGTCTCCGGCGACTGGAGCGGAACCGTAAAGCCCCTTGAATCGTTTTCGGTCCGTCGCCCCGATTCGGAAGAACTGAAGACCTTCGTCCACATGGCCCGGACCTTCTATGAAACCGCCCAACTCCCCCTCGCCTTCCGTTTCCCCGGCAAGGTGGTGGACATGGCCGCCGCCGGCGAGTTCACCGTCCTGATCGCGGCGGACCGGACCGGGAACATCGGCGGAGGCGTCCTCCTCCACCACTCTCAAAACCAGGTGGTCGAAGCCGCGGGCCCTTACATCTTCGGGCAGGAAGACCCCGCCCGGATGGCCACGGAGTTGATCGAGGCCTGCATCGCCTCCCTGGCCCGGACCGGCAAAATCGGGCTGATTCTGCGCCACCCGACCCGGCACATCCCGGAAGGATGGTTCGAATTGCTGGGGACGCTGGAGGCCCGGGGAAAGGATGGGGAGATCCGGTCCAACCCTTTCTATTACAGGCAGATCGAGGAAGATCTCGGAACGGCGGTCTGGTGTCACCCGGAGCTGCAGGCTTATCTTTCGGGAGCGTACACCCGTCTGGCGCTCCCCCGCCGTATCCGCACCATCAGCGACCTCGGGGAAACCCCCTCTCCCTATTCGGTGATCTTTGTAACGCTCGACCCGTTTCACGAAGAGGCGATTCTTCGCCCGGTCTGGTGGAATAAAGACGCGGAGCAGAACCTGGCCGACCATCTCGCGCTCCTCGAAAAGGAATCCCTCTCGAACATCCTGTTCGCCATGGATCTCGGAAGCCCCTGGCACGTGCGGTTCACCCCGATGCTGCTCAGGCAGGGCTTCGAGCCGCGCATCGTCATGCCCTACGGCGGCGCATCCGACCTCCTGCTCTTTCAGCGTCCGCGAAGGGGGGCCTCCAAATGAGCGGGGTAGCGCTGCAGCAACTCGTCCCCGATTATATCCGGCGCTTCGAGGCCTACATCCCTAGCAAGCCGGACCCCGAGTTGAAGAAGCTCTATGGATGCGACCGCCTCTACCGCCTCAACAACAACGAAAACTGCCTCGGCCCGCCGCCGGAGGCACAGCGCATCATCCAGCGCTTCCCGCCGCCCGCCGCAGCGGTTTATCCGAGCGGGGACTGCTACTATCTCCGGACGGCGCTCGCGGAAACCTTCGGGAAGCACCCCGACCAGTTCATCGTCGGCAACGGCGCGAACGAGGTGATCACCTGCGTGATCAAGGCCTTCTGCCAGCAGGGGGACAACATCGTCACAGCCGACAAGACCTACGCCGTCTACGAGTGGGTGGCCGAGTTCTCGGGGCTCGAGGCACGGCTGGTTCCGCTCGAGGATTTCGGATTCGATGATCAGGCCATGCTGGAAAGCATGGACGACCGCACCAAGATCGCCTTCGTCTGCAACCCGAACAACCCGACCGGCTCCTACTGGGACACCGGCCGGATGCGGGCCTTTCTGGATGCAGTCGACGGACGGCGCATCGTCGTCGTGGACGAGGCCTACTGCGAGTTCGTGGACCGCCCGGACTACCCGGACGGCATGTCGCTGATGGAGGACTACCCCAATCTGGTCGTCTTCCGGACCTTTTCCAAGATGTACGGCCTGGCCGGGCTCCGCATCGGCTACCTGGCGGGAAGCCCGGAGGTGGTTCAGACCATCCGGAAAACGATGACCGTTTACTCCGTCAACGTCCTGGCCCAGGAGGCGGCACAGGCGGCCATCCGGGACACGGAGCACATCGAACGGACGCGGCGGCTGGTGCAGCAGGGCAAAGACTTTCTCGGCCGCGAACTCGCGCGGATGCATCTGCCCGTCGTGGTCGGGGAAGGGAATTTCATGATGGTCAAACTGCCCATCAGCGACACGCTCGCCTATCGAAAGCTCATGGCGGAGGGCGTCATGGTCCGGACGATGACCGGATTCCGGTTCCCGAACTACATCCGCATCACCCTCTCCCGCATGGAGGCCCTGGAGGCCCTCGTGGAGGCCCTGCAGAAGGTCCTCAAACCCCCGGTTTGAGGAGCCGGGAGACCGAGATGCGGCTTTCAGGGAAGCACGGAGTGCAGAGATAAAAGCCGCAGCAGCAGGTTGCCCGAGACTGTGCGCCGGTATTCGGCCGATGCACGAATATCGTCGATCGGTGCCACGGCCGCCCTTGCAAGCGCGGCGGCCCGCTCGAACACCTCCCGCGACGGACGCTCGCCGGCAAGCAGCGCCTCCGCCGGTTGGCAG harbors:
- a CDS encoding putative Molybdopterin-binding tetrapyrrole methyltransferase, one heme-binding site (Evidence 3 : Putative function from multiple computational evidences): MEYIICDTTALLKAAAAGLITRQGGGHGLCSPQGKSPSFRMEMKVWRVCEKRDRLRVISGRKMEKSAMKRIRPCVMFAFLFSLLAAWPADAGIREANPLCIAGLVRQPLTLTLQDLGRMQPAEAQIMEISSGGASDGVLRYRGVPLRFLLEAAHIAKEESVFGGQGDLAVMVRNSSGEAVLLSWGEILYGSPGDFLIAYAAEPVMPLKEPGPCTDPALSSRGPEPLAGGPAFPKLVVSSDRRSDRFVEGVCLIRVVDVCPDPPRAKVDPLHSESFELIAGKGSGRRFEDLSPYPRRTLSVDQVGSDGVFQGTVAMEGVSMKDLLSASGMEPDLRSGFVVSAPDGYQALFSAGEIFLGRMGGRILLADRRDGRPIEEGGRFFLVAPDDRLGERWVKAVARIERVGLPDGGRLFVIGTGSGDSHLLTHQAVAAFAEADVYVCPPDLHKEYAGYMGDKPVLFDIYSYVPPVVRKAHPELSKADQKALLVEKQRGAAELIRQALDVGRNVGIVEYGDPTIWSGWSWVRDYVDPGELKIIPGLSSFNTSNALIRTDVACNGGILVAAPWMLLQNPSVVESAGAAGVTICIFMGLSSLDDLTPVLLRGYQAGTPARLVYKAGYAEEEQVVPTTLEKLAETARRQKEQYLGLIYVGPCLKGDERSECPL
- a CDS encoding Zinc finger SWIM domain protein; translated protein: MARRGRRHNSYWPPYVPVAEKRARAARQAQKLMKKGTRIDPVEIEGRTITRSFWGNGWCEHLESFSDYSNRLPRGRSYVRNGSVCHLEILPGRIDALVSGSSLYSVSISIRELPARAWKEIKTRCAGQIGSMLELLQGKLSNEVMRIVTDREKGLFPGPREIAFHCSCPDWAVMCKHVAAVLYGVGNRLDERPELLFLLRGVDPEGLIGAGVALTPAAAEGEDEFIAEEDLGDIFGIELDASLPELRSPASESRGTRKGGAPARPAATGRKARRPKPAGRSPRTTPSTKTPLKPPSAPPAVQRPVPTAKSRQVRVPSPTKAPLRNPPAPVLPRLRPSGQSVARLRRALKMTPAEFAERLGVTTATVYRWESTTGRLKLKDRSLQALRILAALTNK
- a CDS encoding Non-specific serine/threonine protein kinase, with product MKNDQDTLQIRLTRRGFLRLEPQEAPPPSRTWEALQRSFETDWRSGLFLLAAEKISCDGRPTLRFWQDWAARYLTALCHVPAEMATCAVDLPSDEVCEAQVLAAPPMRGGEYLTADVLRGVWLELDGWVRSEIEGGQGLDVFLNTRAPQWRQVGRVCFHLAENRQDERRPFAFMASFSTGFGAAGQLKHLALGKALEQYAGAGNRPALIKLLAPVHRAAETCAWVQELTASRRIYQPMAWSAEQAYTMLQSVPLLEDAGLSVRLPNWWKKRARPRVSVKIGETRTTLGMRALLDFDLEVALGDRTLSPEELKAVLEGADGLVFIKGQWVEVDRERLREAMAHWEKVRRSAGEDGVSFIEGMRLLAGASADLKHEEEAERHRPWSEVVAGDALQDILAGLRDPGRLAPVDTGGALKADLRPYQREGLSWLRFLSGLGLGACLADDMGLGKTIQVLALLICTAQEPAGAGRRPALLVVPSSLLGNWRQEAARFTPDLRLVFVHPAETDRRTLDRIAREPACLADADLVVTTYAMVHRQPWLADRHWHLVILDEAQMVKNPATLQSRAVRRLSADARIALTGTPIENRLADLWSLFDFLNPGLLGSAGVFRSFVKGLEARPENPFEPLRRLVGPYILRRLKTDRRVIADLPEKTEMSCYCTLTRHQVALYEKTVQDLRGALNLVEGIARRGLVLQTLLRLKQICNHPSQVTADGDYRAERSGKFVRLSEIAGEVAERQEKALIFTQFREIIPALADVLAAVFGRPGLVLHGGTPIKHRKGLVAQFQDEDGPPFFILSLKAGGTGLNLTAASHVVHFDRWWNPAVENQATDRAFRIGQSCNVLVHKFITRGTVEERIDALIAEKRQLAEEVLSSEGEVNLTELSDDALIELVRLDISRAAA
- a CDS encoding hypothetical protein (Evidence 5 : Unknown function), which codes for MDSIEKSCNFYKDPFCRRGYRRGLSCLVHPQGCLLIGRPCHRAASCRFLA
- a CDS encoding conserved hypothetical protein (Evidence 4 : Unknown function but conserved in other organisms), coding for MKPKPMRQVALRMTVDPDLIHLAAAFAEQSAAAFKLDKKSVLALTLATEELVEHLSRTAARGGGIEILCKERVYCVEETFLLPGRNLDLRAFNLTARVSPEDESSLEETGLIIASRMVDGFRLKSVPDGLMLTLIKEKAYPEVSGDWSGTVKPLESFSVRRPDSEELKTFVHMARTFYETAQLPLAFRFPGKVVDMAAAGEFTVLIAADRTGNIGGGVLLHHSQNQVVEAAGPYIFGQEDPARMATELIEACIASLARTGKIGLILRHPTRHIPEGWFELLGTLEARGKDGEIRSNPFYYRQIEEDLGTAVWCHPELQAYLSGAYTRLALPRRIRTISDLGETPSPYSVIFVTLDPFHEEAILRPVWWNKDAEQNLADHLALLEKESLSNILFAMDLGSPWHVRFTPMLLRQGFEPRIVMPYGGASDLLLFQRPRRGASK
- the hisC gene encoding Histidinol-phosphate aminotransferase produces the protein MSGVALQQLVPDYIRRFEAYIPSKPDPELKKLYGCDRLYRLNNNENCLGPPPEAQRIIQRFPPPAAAVYPSGDCYYLRTALAETFGKHPDQFIVGNGANEVITCVIKAFCQQGDNIVTADKTYAVYEWVAEFSGLEARLVPLEDFGFDDQAMLESMDDRTKIAFVCNPNNPTGSYWDTGRMRAFLDAVDGRRIVVVDEAYCEFVDRPDYPDGMSLMEDYPNLVVFRTFSKMYGLAGLRIGYLAGSPEVVQTIRKTMTVYSVNVLAQEAAQAAIRDTEHIERTRRLVQQGKDFLGRELARMHLPVVVGEGNFMMVKLPISDTLAYRKLMAEGVMVRTMTGFRFPNYIRITLSRMEALEALVEALQKVLKPPV